The following proteins are co-located in the Paralichthys olivaceus isolate ysfri-2021 chromosome 10, ASM2471397v2, whole genome shotgun sequence genome:
- the asb1 gene encoding ankyrin repeat and SOCS box protein 1, with protein sequence MTSCTQSRLFIYFLQRRPVGSGPSVVQATQTRGECSRCVPCCRCFQGRRCSGHIGTRIMADSGPEAPADGDDPPSINSPPLITVSDLPGATAAGRNLKEWLQEQFCDKPLEQDDMRLHNAAYVGDLDTVRNLLQEDGFRRRINEKSVWCCGCLPCTPLRIAATAGHAVCVAYLIAQGAEVDLVDVKGQTALYVAVVNGHLECARILLEAGADPNGSRHHRSTPLYHAARVGRLDILQELIRFNADVDMDHQLGPRLLLSARTLNTLVVCPLYISAAYHHLHCFQLLLQAGAQPDFNYNGPVCHEALTRGLASCLLDAVLRHGCEVAFIHLLLDHGANPALVPWDESALEAPNRRKVDPEALRIFLEARRRPRRLTHLCRIRIRKAMGKSRLIHIPSLPLPEPIKKFLLHRN encoded by the exons ATGACGTCATGCACTCAGTCacgtttgtttatttattttttgcagcgtCGTCCTGTGGGATCCGGACCGTCTGTTGTTCAGGCGACACAGACGAGGGGCGAGTGTTCTCGGTGTGTCCCGTGTTGTCGGTGTTTCCAGGGTCGTCGGTGTTCAGGACACATCGGGACCAGGATCATGGCGGACTCTGGCCCAGAGGCACCGGCGGACGGTGACGACCCGCCCAGTATCAACTCCCCCCCGCTCATCACTGTGTCGGATCTGCCCGGTGCCACCGCTGCAG GCCGTAACCTGAAGGAATGGCTTCAGGAGCAATTCTGCGACAAACCTCTGGAGCAGGACGACATGCGGCTACACAACGCTGCCTACGTCGGAGATTTGGACACGGTGAGGAACCTGCTGCAGGAAGACGGCTTCAGACG ACGCATCAATGAGAAGTCTGTGTGGTGTTGTGGCTGTCTGCCCTGCACACCTCTGCGGATCGCAGCCACAGCAGGACACGCTGTCTGCGTGGCCTATCTGATCGCCCAGGGAGCCGAGGTGGACCTAGTTGATGTCAAAGGCCAAACGGCGCTCTACGTAGCCGTGGTTAACGGTCACCTGGAATGCGCCCGGATCCTCCTCGAGGCCGGAGCGGATCCCAACGGAAGCCGGCACCACCGCAGCACCCCCCTGTACCACGCTGCGCGGGTGGGAAGGCTGGACATTCTGCAGGAGCTCATCCG gTTCAATGCTGATGTAGACATGGACCACCAGCTGGGCCCTCGGCTCCTCTTAAGCGCCCGAACCCTCAACACTTTGGTGGTGTGTCCCCTCTACATTAGCGCTGCctaccaccacctccactgtttccagctgctgctccaggcCGGCGCGCAGCCCGACTTCAACTACAACGGGCCTGTCTGCCACGAGGCTCTGACCCGCGGCCTGGCTTCCTGCCTGCTGGATGCCGTGCTGCGTCACGGATGTGAGGTGGCCTTCATCCACCTGCTGCTGGACCACGGGGCCAACCCGGCTCTTGTGCCCTGGGATGAGTCAGCACTGGAGGCTCCTAATCGAAGAAAAGTGGATCCTGAGGCCCTCAGGATCTTCCTGGAGGCGAGGA GACGCCCTCGCAGGCTGACGCACTTGTGTCGGATCAGGATCCGTAAAGCGATGGGCAAGAGTCGCCTCATCCACATACCTTCGTTACCTCTGCCAGAGCCAATCAAGAAGTTCCTGCTTCACAGAAATTGA